Sequence from the Acidobacteriota bacterium genome:
GAGATGGTGATTCCGGGAGACAACACGAACCTGGAGGTGGAGTTGATCACCCCGATCGCGATGGAGAAGGGCTTGCGCTTCGCCATTCGCGAGGGTGGCCGCACCGTCGGTGCCGGCTCCATCACGGACATCCTGGAGTAGGGGTTGAAGCCTTTCGGCTTGCCGCGCCTCAACCGAGGGGCGGGCGTTGACGCCTCCTCCCGGGTGTGGTGCGTGAGATTTTTCCACGCAGGCCAGTAGCTCAATCGGTAGAGTCCCGGTCTCCAAAACCGGTTGTTGGGGGTTCGAGTCCCTCCTGGCCTGCCAAGTTCGTTCGACTGGAGTCGCCCGCATGCAATGGTGGACACGCCTAAAAACATTTCTCTCCGAGGTCATCGCCGAGACCAAGAAGGTCACGTGGCCGACGAAGCAGGAAGTCATCAACACGACGACCGTCGTGGTGATCGCCTCCTTCATCTTCGGTATCTACCTCTATCTCTGCGATCTCGTGTTCCTCCTTTTGAGGAACCAACTTTTCGAAGCCTTCAAGGTCTTTTCGTAAGGAGCTGATCTCCATGGCCAAGCAGTGGTACATCATCCACACGTACTCGGGATTCGAGGATCGCGTGAAGAAGACCCTCGAACAACGCGTCGAGGCGCTCGGCATGGAGGAATTCTTCGGCGAGGTACAGGTTCCGACCGAAACCGTCGTCGAGATGAAGAACGGCAAGAAACGGGAGGTTCGAAAGAAGTTTTTCCCCGGGTATGTGCTGGTGGAAATGGAAATGACGGACGATGCATGGCATCTTGTGCGGAACACGCCCAAGGTGACCGGATTCGTTGGTGCCGGCAAGAAACCCACACCGCTGACCGAGGAGGAGGTCAATCAGATCCTCCATCAGTCAGTGGCGACTCAGGAGAAACCGCGACCGACCGAGAGATACGAGAAGGGCGAGCGGATTCGGATCGTCGATGGTCCATTCGCCTCCTTCAACGGCGTCGTCGAAGAGGTCAACCTCGATCGGTCGACGCTCAAGGTGATGGTCACGATCTTCGGGCGTGAGACTCCTGTCGAAATGGAGTTTCGCCAAGTGCAGAAACTCGTTTGAGGAGTAGCGATGGCAAAGAAAGTCATAGGACAGATCAAGCTTCACCTGCCCGGCGGGCAGGCGACACCGGCACCACCGGTGGGTCCTGCGTTGGGACAGCATGGTCTCAACATCATGGACTTCTGCAAGGCGTTCAACGCGCGTACGCAGAAGGACCAGGGCATCATCATTCCGGTCGTGATCACCGTGTTCGCCGACCGTACCTATACCTTCATTACCAAGACCCCGCCGGCGTCATTCCTGCTGCGGCGGGCCTGCGGCCTGGAAAAGGGCTCGGGTGAACCGAACAGGGTCAAAGTCGGCACCGTGACCATGTCCCAGGTGGAAGAGATCGCCAAGACCAAGATGCCCGACCTCAACGCCGAGTCGCTGGATGCCGCAGTTGAGATCATCCTCGGTACGGCTCGCTCGATGGGCATCGAGGTCGGTGCAACCTCCGGAGTCATCGAGGTCGAGGAGCCGGAAGGCGAAGTCGAGGAGGTGGCCAGTGGCGCTTAGAGGAAAGAAATACAGAGAGTCGGCCTCCAAGGTGGAGCGTCGGCCTTACCCGCTCGAAGAGGCGCTGGGTTTGGTCCAAGAGACCGCCTTCGCTTCGTTCGATGAGACAGTCGAGATCGCGATGCGCCTTGGCGTCAATCCGCGCCACGCAGATCAGATGGTGCGAGGCACCGTTGTTCTGCCGCACGGCACCGGCAAGAGCCTGACCGTGCTCGTGGTGTGCGAGGGTCCAGCGCAGAAGGAAGCCGAGGAGGCTGGTGCCGATTTCGTGCTTTCGGGTGACGAGGCGGTGGAGAAGATCCAGGGCGGATGGCTCGAGATCGACGCAATTGTCGCGACCCCAGACATGATGAAGAGCCTGTCGAAGGTCGGTCGGGTCCTCGGACCGCGTGGACTGATGCCGAACCCGAAGTCGGGAACCGTAACCACCGACGTCGGCGCTGCGGTAGCGGACATCAAGGCCGGTAAGGTGGAGTTTCGGGTCGACAAGACCGCGATCATCCATGCTCCGGTTGGCAAGGTCAGCTTCCCGCATGAGAATCTCGTCGAGAACACCCGCAGTCTGATCAGCGCAGTGGAGAAGGCGAAACCCGCGACCGCCAAGGGCCGCTACGTTCACACCATCTACCTGTGCTCGACCATGGGCCCCGGCGTCCAGGTCGACCTGGTCAGCCTGGATACGAAGTAGGAGGAGGAACATGCTCACGAAAGAGCAGAAACACGAGCAGTCGGTGGAACTGCGGGAGAATCTTGAAGGCGTCAACACGCTGTTCCTCCTCGAAAACCACGGCCTCAAGGTGAACGACGTGAATCGCCTTCGCTCGGAGGTGCGGAAGACCGAGGCGACCTACAAGGTTGTCAAGAACACCGTCGTACGGTTGGCAGTCGAAGGGACGGAGATGGAAGGCATCACGCCTTTCCTGAGTGGACCGAAGGTCCTCGCCTACACGGGTGGTGACGGCGTAGCCCTGGCCAAGGTGCTGAAGGACTTCATCAA
This genomic interval carries:
- the rplA gene encoding 50S ribosomal protein L1; the protein is MALRGKKYRESASKVERRPYPLEEALGLVQETAFASFDETVEIAMRLGVNPRHADQMVRGTVVLPHGTGKSLTVLVVCEGPAQKEAEEAGADFVLSGDEAVEKIQGGWLEIDAIVATPDMMKSLSKVGRVLGPRGLMPNPKSGTVTTDVGAAVADIKAGKVEFRVDKTAIIHAPVGKVSFPHENLVENTRSLISAVEKAKPATAKGRYVHTIYLCSTMGPGVQVDLVSLDTK
- the secE gene encoding preprotein translocase subunit SecE — encoded protein: MQWWTRLKTFLSEVIAETKKVTWPTKQEVINTTTVVVIASFIFGIYLYLCDLVFLLLRNQLFEAFKVFS
- the tuf gene encoding elongation factor Tu (EF-Tu; promotes GTP-dependent binding of aminoacyl-tRNA to the A-site of ribosomes during protein biosynthesis; when the tRNA anticodon matches the mRNA codon, GTP hydrolysis results; the inactive EF-Tu-GDP leaves the ribosome and release of GDP is promoted by elongation factor Ts; many prokaryotes have two copies of the gene encoding EF-Tu); amino-acid sequence: EMVIPGDNTNLEVELITPIAMEKGLRFAIREGGRTVGAGSITDILE
- the nusG gene encoding transcription termination/antitermination protein NusG, which codes for MAKQWYIIHTYSGFEDRVKKTLEQRVEALGMEEFFGEVQVPTETVVEMKNGKKREVRKKFFPGYVLVEMEMTDDAWHLVRNTPKVTGFVGAGKKPTPLTEEEVNQILHQSVATQEKPRPTERYEKGERIRIVDGPFASFNGVVEEVNLDRSTLKVMVTIFGRETPVEMEFRQVQKLV